The following are from one region of the Tenacibaculum dicentrarchi genome:
- a CDS encoding ornithine cyclodeaminase family protein, with protein sequence MEKIIQIDSDYIENNTNFSALITELKAAFSSQETLVPMRHHHDFANPAVNADSTLLLMPAWNPSKNAGVKIVTVSPENQQFDLPSINGTYIYLDAVKGTIKAILEAKSLTVKRTASASALASTFLSKENSSSLLMIGTGALSVNLIKAHASVRPIKNVFIWGRNFSKAQAICKTLKEEDFTITAVQTIEEKISEVDIISCATLSKTPLVLGKYLKAGQHVDLVGAYKKDMREADNEVIKKGAVYIDTYQGGLKESGDILIPLQTGILKQEDINADLFELCSSKEIAEEKGRKNDDEITVFKSVGHALEDLAAANYFYHKYINQ encoded by the coding sequence ATGGAAAAAATTATTCAAATAGATAGCGATTATATAGAAAATAACACTAATTTTTCAGCACTTATTACTGAATTAAAAGCTGCTTTTTCTTCGCAAGAAACCCTTGTTCCGATGCGTCATCATCACGATTTTGCAAACCCAGCAGTTAATGCAGATTCTACCTTATTATTGATGCCAGCATGGAATCCTAGTAAAAATGCGGGAGTAAAAATAGTAACAGTAAGCCCCGAGAATCAGCAATTCGATTTGCCTTCAATCAACGGAACGTATATTTATTTAGATGCTGTTAAAGGAACAATTAAAGCCATTTTAGAAGCCAAAAGTTTAACGGTAAAACGTACGGCATCGGCATCGGCATTGGCATCTACTTTTTTATCCAAAGAAAATTCGTCGTCATTATTAATGATAGGAACAGGCGCTTTATCGGTTAATTTAATCAAAGCACACGCCTCGGTTCGTCCGATTAAAAACGTATTTATTTGGGGGCGTAATTTTTCTAAAGCACAAGCAATTTGCAAAACATTAAAAGAAGAAGATTTTACAATTACAGCCGTTCAAACTATCGAAGAAAAAATATCGGAAGTCGATATTATTTCGTGTGCAACGCTGTCAAAAACGCCGTTAGTTTTAGGGAAATATTTAAAAGCAGGACAACATGTCGATTTAGTTGGAGCGTATAAAAAAGATATGCGTGAAGCGGATAATGAAGTTATCAAAAAAGGGGCAGTTTATATTGATACTTATCAAGGTGGATTAAAAGAAAGTGGCGATATTTTAATACCGTTACAAACAGGTATTTTAAAACAAGAAGATATTAACGCTGATTTATTTGAATTGTGTTCATCTAAAGAAATAGCAGAAGAAAAAGGACGTAAAAATGATGATGAAATTACTGTTTTTAAATCGGTAGGACACGCTTTAGAAGATTTAGCCGCCGCTAATTATTTCTATCATAAATATATAAATCAGTAA
- a CDS encoding proline racemase family protein yields MSKTYQNILSKTDFKPNENWLQIKTIDMHTGGEPLRVIVDGFPELKGNSVLEYRRYCKENFDNLRTALMFEPRGHPDMYGCILLPPNPKENNQNNEEIGDFGIIFLHNEGYSTMCGHAIIAISTLAVEMNWIDVKEGENILKIDAPCGRITSFANVKNGKVTGVRFHCVPSFVVGLDRTVEVENLGTVTYDLAYGGAFYAYVDMAKNNFNFDLSSNSYRDLIANGMKIKHAVMQNDSEIIHPLEADLSFLYGTIFVDNNKQPSGNDSRNVCIFAEGEVDRCPTGSGVSGRMAIHKKRNEIDFNQTMSIESITDSVFIGAVISEEKYGQFNAVIPQVSGTAYITGMNTFVIDPNDPMKDGFILR; encoded by the coding sequence ATGAGTAAAACATATCAAAATATACTTTCAAAAACTGATTTTAAACCAAATGAAAATTGGTTGCAAATTAAAACAATCGACATGCACACAGGCGGAGAACCTTTGCGTGTAATTGTTGATGGATTTCCTGAATTAAAAGGAAATTCAGTTTTAGAATATCGACGTTATTGCAAAGAAAATTTCGATAATTTACGAACCGCTTTAATGTTTGAACCTCGTGGACATCCTGATATGTACGGCTGTATTTTATTGCCTCCAAATCCTAAAGAAAACAATCAAAATAACGAAGAAATAGGCGATTTTGGTATTATATTTCTTCATAATGAAGGATATTCGACCATGTGTGGTCATGCGATTATTGCTATTTCTACATTGGCTGTCGAAATGAATTGGATTGATGTTAAAGAAGGTGAAAATATTTTAAAAATTGATGCTCCTTGCGGACGAATTACCTCGTTTGCGAATGTGAAAAATGGTAAAGTAACAGGCGTTCGTTTTCATTGTGTGCCGAGTTTTGTGGTTGGTTTAGACAGAACTGTGGAGGTCGAAAATTTAGGAACTGTAACCTACGATTTGGCTTACGGAGGTGCTTTTTACGCTTATGTCGATATGGCAAAAAATAATTTTAATTTTGATTTAAGCAGTAATTCGTATCGTGATTTAATTGCCAACGGAATGAAAATAAAACATGCCGTAATGCAAAATGATTCTGAAATTATTCATCCTTTAGAAGCCGATTTGAGCTTTTTATACGGAACTATTTTTGTTGATAATAACAAACAACCTTCAGGAAACGATAGCAGAAATGTCTGTATTTTTGCCGAAGGAGAAGTCGATAGATGCCCAACAGGTTCGGGTGTTTCTGGAAGAATGGCAATTCATAAAAAAAGAAATGAAATTGATTTTAATCAAACCATGAGCATTGAAAGTATTACCGATTCGGTATTTATTGGTGCTGTTATCTCTGAAGAAAAATATGGTCAATTTAATGCCGTAATTCCGCAGGTATCAGGAACGGCGTATATTACAGGAATGAATACCTTTGTAATCGACCCAAATGACCCGATGAAAGATGGATTTATTCTTCGGTAA
- a CDS encoding M24 family metallopeptidase — protein sequence MNTFGIGGSTIEAELNAITPTAHLVEPIQKEEFQQRINKACQLMKNQNKQAMYLHAGTNLFYFTGMKWSSSERMVGAILFQNGDLHFIAPKFEKGTILDFMLIKGEVNCWEEHKSPYKLFTKILTKNKVNKGVILMDEATPFFIVDGINKCNEIFTLESATPITAGCRMIKSDAEIAIMQHAMNITLEVQKAAARILRVGISAKEVEDFIHEAHIRYGATAGSYFCIVLFGVDSSFPHGVKKPKNLALNEVVLIDTGCVLHDYISDITRTYVFGEADDLQRSIWNIEKETQQAAFDAAQLGNVCADIDAAARKTLESHQLGPKYDLPGLPHRTGHGIGLNIHEWPYIVKNDNTVLVEKMTFSNEPMICVPNKFGIRHEDHIYMTENGPKWFTEPMYSIEDPFGISK from the coding sequence ATGAATACATTTGGAATCGGAGGTTCTACCATAGAAGCAGAATTAAATGCCATAACTCCAACGGCTCACTTAGTTGAACCGATTCAAAAAGAAGAGTTTCAACAAAGAATAAACAAAGCTTGCCAATTGATGAAAAATCAAAATAAACAGGCAATGTATCTACACGCTGGAACAAATTTATTCTATTTTACAGGAATGAAATGGAGTTCGAGCGAACGAATGGTCGGTGCAATTTTATTTCAAAATGGTGATTTGCATTTTATCGCACCAAAATTTGAAAAAGGAACAATTTTAGATTTCATGCTAATAAAAGGCGAAGTTAATTGTTGGGAAGAACACAAAAGTCCTTATAAATTATTTACCAAAATCTTGACAAAAAACAAGGTAAATAAAGGCGTTATTTTGATGGATGAAGCAACACCTTTTTTCATTGTCGATGGGATTAATAAATGTAACGAAATATTTACCCTAGAAAGTGCAACGCCAATTACCGCAGGTTGTAGAATGATAAAATCGGATGCTGAAATTGCCATTATGCAACACGCAATGAACATCACTTTAGAGGTTCAAAAAGCCGCAGCTCGTATTTTAAGGGTTGGAATTTCAGCTAAAGAAGTCGAAGATTTTATCCACGAAGCACATATTCGTTATGGTGCAACTGCTGGTTCTTATTTTTGTATCGTACTCTTTGGGGTCGATTCATCATTTCCACACGGTGTAAAAAAACCTAAAAATTTAGCATTAAACGAAGTTGTTTTAATAGATACAGGTTGTGTTTTACACGATTATATTTCTGATATTACAAGAACCTATGTTTTTGGTGAAGCGGATGATTTACAAAGGTCAATTTGGAATATTGAAAAAGAAACCCAACAAGCCGCTTTTGATGCCGCTCAATTAGGCAATGTTTGTGCCGATATTGATGCTGCCGCTAGAAAAACATTAGAAAGTCATCAGCTTGGACCAAAATATGATTTACCTGGTTTACCACACAGAACAGGGCATGGAATTGGTTTAAATATTCATGAATGGCCATATATTGTTAAAAATGACAATACTGTTTTAGTCGAAAAAATGACTTTCAGTAATGAGCCAATGATTTGTGTTCCTAATAAATTTGGAATCCGTCATGAAGACCATATTTATATGACCGAAAATGGCCCGAAATGGTTTACGGAACCAATGTATAGCATTGAAGACCCTTTTGGAATTTCAAAATAA
- a CDS encoding aminopeptidase P N-terminal domain-containing protein has translation MRYEQINNSLFIENRKRFTAKMQPNSIAILTSNDVKHNNADDVMGFTQNNDLFYLSGIDQEETILVLYPDAYKKENRAILFIKETSELIKIWDGEKLTQEKATEISGISRVIWNKDFESVLQAMAFEADSFYLGHNEHYKRATNNQETQQDRMIKWCKQKYPLHQYYRAAKITRDLRPVKLTIEHELTQKATDISVESFSRILKACKPGKNEYELEAELTYNLVKSGASHHAFQPIVASGQNACALHYNTNDSVCKDGEMILLDFGVCYANYNSDTTRCFPVNGKFSERQAAVYTSVLHCLKEGSKLLKAGILPADYEKNMASLVEAELIKLNLLDADEVANQDPEKPLYKKYFMHGTAHYLGLDVHDVGLYSRPFEAGMILTCEPGIYIAEEGIGCRLEDDYLITENGNINLTAKMPIEIKDIEALMNS, from the coding sequence ATGCGTTACGAACAAATTAATAACTCGTTATTTATAGAAAATAGAAAGCGTTTTACAGCCAAAATGCAACCCAACAGCATCGCTATTTTAACATCAAACGATGTGAAACACAACAATGCCGATGATGTAATGGGATTTACACAAAATAATGACCTTTTTTACCTTTCGGGAATTGACCAAGAAGAAACTATTTTAGTGCTGTATCCTGATGCTTATAAAAAAGAAAATCGCGCGATTTTATTCATAAAAGAAACTAGTGAACTCATCAAAATTTGGGACGGTGAAAAATTAACCCAAGAAAAAGCTACTGAAATTTCAGGGATTTCAAGAGTAATTTGGAACAAAGATTTTGAAAGCGTTTTACAAGCAATGGCTTTTGAAGCTGATAGTTTTTATTTAGGGCATAACGAACACTATAAACGTGCTACCAATAATCAAGAAACCCAACAAGATAGAATGATAAAATGGTGTAAACAAAAATATCCGTTACATCAATATTATCGTGCGGCAAAAATCACCCGTGATTTACGTCCTGTAAAATTAACAATTGAACACGAATTAACACAAAAAGCAACCGATATTAGCGTAGAATCTTTTTCTCGTATTTTAAAGGCATGTAAACCTGGCAAAAATGAATACGAATTAGAGGCAGAATTAACCTATAATTTAGTCAAATCTGGAGCTTCACATCACGCTTTTCAACCGATTGTTGCTTCAGGACAAAACGCTTGTGCTTTGCATTATAATACTAACGATTCGGTTTGTAAAGACGGTGAAATGATTTTACTTGATTTCGGCGTTTGCTATGCAAATTACAATAGCGATACTACTCGTTGTTTTCCTGTAAATGGGAAATTTTCTGAAAGACAAGCTGCTGTTTATACCTCGGTTTTACATTGTTTGAAAGAAGGTAGTAAACTTTTAAAAGCAGGAATTTTACCTGCTGATTATGAAAAAAATATGGCAAGTTTAGTCGAAGCTGAACTGATAAAATTAAACTTATTAGATGCCGATGAAGTGGCTAATCAAGACCCTGAAAAGCCTTTATATAAAAAATATTTTATGCACGGAACTGCCCATTATTTAGGGTTAGATGTGCATGATGTTGGTTTATATTCTCGTCCTTTTGAAGCGGGAATGATACTTACTTGTGAACCTGGAATTTATATCGCCGAAGAAGGAATTGGTTGTCGTTTAGAAGATGATTATCTAATTACAGAAAATGGAAATATCAATTTAACTGCCAAAATGCCTATCGAAATTAAGGATATTGAAGCATTAATGAACAGTTAA
- a CDS encoding aminotransferase class III-fold pyridoxal phosphate-dependent enzyme, with product MDYNQIKIANQQAEEILLKTYNIKGTATELPGELDFNFRIKTLSSEGYILKISRPKEDENYLDFQQKLLQYVAKNNAEIIAPKVIKDTEGNVISTIIDAFGNVRKVRLLTWISGRVWSSVNPQLDSLRFSLGEQCGLLTKALQGFNHEEAKREFVWDVAQSLWTKKHINLFENEQKEIITYYQTQFENNKINYDSLRKSVVHNDANDNNVIVSKELVNPTVKAAIDYGDAIYTQVINDVAIACAYAIMNHNEPLESALHIVKGYHQNFPLQEKELAHLYDAIAMRLVISVTKSAINKIEEPNNKYLLISEKPAWEVLKKWREIHPDFAEYNFRIACGFSAHPNEKKFENWSLKHTFSLENLFPTVQKNSIFPIDLSISSKWIGHEKEANNLALFQFKIDELQKENPTKIIGGGYLEPRVFYTADAYQKIGNNGKENRTIHLGTDFWLPKNTSVHAILDGEVVISSDNQGDKNYGGLLVLKHQADNFEFYTLYGHNTPESVQKHQVGDRILKGEKIAELGDISENGNWVPHLHFQVLLSLFDLKTDFPGVAYLNEMEVWKSVCPNPNLLFKSKELNQNNSISNNDLIKYRKQHLGKSLSLQYKTPIKMVRGSGVYLIDQFGNKYLDTVNNVAHVGHENYNVVKAGQQQMSLINTNSRYLHENINELAKELIETLPPELNVLHFVNSGSEANELAIRMAKAVTGEKDIIASEIGYHGNANMCIDISSYKFDGKGGNGAPEHTQIFPLVDSFRGKYRGENTAKKYADEVQKCIDTIQNKGRNVGAFIIEPIISCGGQVELPTGFLSEAYQKIRKVGGVCISDEVQTGCGRMGKTFWGFQLHDVVPDIITIGKPLGNGHPIAAVACTQKVAEAFANGMEYFNTFGGNPVSCAIATEVIRTVKRDKLQENALEVGNYLKSSLKELSKEFPIIGDVRGQGLFLGIEFVDSQLNPLASHADYIANRMKNYGILMSTDGADHNVLKIKPPIVFTKENAEEVLFYLKKILKEDFMKVV from the coding sequence ATGGACTACAATCAAATAAAAATAGCAAATCAACAAGCGGAAGAAATTCTTTTAAAAACCTATAATATTAAAGGAACTGCAACTGAATTACCTGGCGAATTAGATTTTAATTTCCGAATAAAAACACTCAGTTCAGAAGGGTATATTTTAAAAATTTCTCGTCCGAAGGAAGACGAAAATTATTTAGATTTTCAACAAAAATTATTGCAATATGTTGCTAAAAATAATGCTGAAATTATTGCTCCGAAAGTTATAAAAGATACTGAAGGAAATGTAATTTCTACTATAATTGACGCTTTTGGAAATGTTCGAAAAGTACGATTATTAACGTGGATTTCTGGGCGTGTTTGGTCGTCTGTAAATCCGCAATTAGATAGTTTGCGTTTTAGTTTGGGCGAGCAATGCGGACTTTTAACCAAGGCGTTACAAGGTTTTAATCATGAAGAGGCAAAAAGAGAATTTGTTTGGGACGTAGCACAATCTCTTTGGACAAAAAAACATATCAATTTATTTGAAAATGAGCAAAAAGAAATTATAACTTATTATCAAACACAATTTGAAAATAATAAAATAAACTATGATTCTTTAAGAAAATCAGTAGTTCATAATGATGCCAATGATAATAATGTTATTGTATCGAAAGAGCTTGTAAACCCAACAGTAAAAGCAGCGATTGATTACGGTGATGCCATTTATACGCAAGTAATTAATGATGTGGCAATTGCCTGTGCTTATGCAATTATGAATCATAATGAGCCGTTGGAATCGGCGTTACATATTGTAAAAGGCTATCATCAGAATTTTCCTTTACAAGAAAAAGAATTGGCACATTTATACGATGCTATTGCTATGCGATTGGTTATTTCCGTAACAAAATCGGCAATTAATAAAATTGAAGAACCGAACAATAAATATTTACTGATAAGCGAAAAACCAGCTTGGGAAGTACTTAAAAAATGGCGTGAAATTCACCCTGATTTTGCGGAATATAATTTTAGAATTGCTTGTGGTTTTTCGGCACATCCGAATGAAAAAAAGTTTGAAAATTGGAGTTTAAAACATACTTTTTCTTTAGAAAATCTATTTCCAACAGTTCAAAAAAATAGTATTTTTCCTATTGATTTAAGTATTTCAAGCAAATGGATTGGGCATGAAAAAGAAGCAAATAATTTAGCACTTTTTCAATTTAAAATTGATGAATTACAAAAAGAAAATCCTACAAAAATTATTGGTGGCGGTTATTTAGAACCTCGTGTTTTTTATACTGCTGATGCGTATCAAAAAATAGGAAATAACGGAAAAGAAAACCGAACAATTCATTTAGGAACCGATTTCTGGTTGCCAAAAAACACGTCTGTTCACGCTATTTTAGATGGGGAAGTTGTTATTTCTTCGGATAATCAAGGCGATAAAAATTACGGTGGATTATTAGTATTAAAACATCAAGCCGATAATTTTGAATTTTATACTTTATACGGACATAATACGCCCGAAAGTGTACAAAAACATCAAGTAGGCGACCGAATTTTAAAAGGTGAAAAAATTGCAGAACTTGGCGATATTTCAGAAAACGGAAATTGGGTTCCTCATTTACATTTTCAAGTTTTATTATCATTATTTGATTTGAAAACAGATTTTCCAGGCGTAGCATATTTAAACGAAATGGAGGTTTGGAAAAGTGTTTGCCCAAACCCGAATTTACTTTTTAAATCGAAAGAATTAAACCAAAATAACAGCATTTCAAACAACGATTTAATCAAGTATCGAAAACAACATTTAGGGAAAAGTTTAAGTTTGCAATACAAAACGCCCATAAAAATGGTGCGTGGTTCAGGCGTTTATTTAATCGACCAATTTGGAAATAAATATTTAGATACCGTAAATAATGTTGCACACGTTGGGCATGAAAATTACAATGTTGTAAAAGCAGGACAGCAACAAATGAGTTTAATTAACACAAACTCACGCTATTTACACGAAAATATCAATGAATTAGCCAAAGAACTCATTGAAACTTTACCGCCAGAATTAAATGTGTTACATTTTGTAAACTCTGGAAGTGAGGCAAATGAATTGGCAATTCGAATGGCAAAAGCCGTTACAGGCGAAAAAGATATTATCGCAAGTGAAATCGGTTATCACGGAAATGCGAATATGTGTATTGATATTTCTTCGTATAAATTTGATGGAAAAGGAGGAAATGGCGCACCAGAACACACGCAAATATTTCCGTTAGTCGATAGTTTTAGAGGGAAATATAGAGGTGAAAATACCGCAAAAAAATACGCTGATGAAGTTCAAAAATGTATCGATACCATTCAAAATAAAGGACGAAATGTAGGTGCATTTATTATAGAACCAATTATTAGTTGTGGCGGTCAGGTAGAATTACCAACAGGTTTTTTATCCGAAGCATATCAAAAAATTAGAAAAGTTGGTGGCGTTTGTATTTCTGATGAAGTACAAACTGGTTGCGGACGAATGGGAAAAACTTTTTGGGGTTTTCAATTGCACGATGTTGTTCCTGATATCATAACTATTGGAAAACCTTTAGGAAATGGGCATCCAATTGCGGCGGTTGCCTGTACTCAAAAAGTTGCCGAGGCATTTGCAAACGGTATGGAATATTTTAACACTTTTGGCGGAAATCCTGTTTCCTGTGCCATTGCAACCGAAGTAATTCGAACTGTAAAAAGAGATAAATTGCAAGAAAATGCGTTAGAAGTTGGGAATTATTTAAAATCATCATTAAAAGAACTTTCTAAAGAATTTCCAATTATTGGCGATGTAAGAGGGCAGGGGCTTTTCTTAGGAATTGAGTTCGTTGATTCTCAATTAAATCCACTCGCTTCTCATGCCGATTATATCGCAAACAGAATGAAAAATTACGGAATTTTAATGAGTACCGATGGAGCAGACCATAATGTGTTAAAAATAAAACCACCAATTGTTTTCACCAAAGAAAATGCCGAAGAAGTACTTTTTTATCTAAAGAAAATATTAAAAGAGGATTTTATGAAGGTTGTTTAA
- a CDS encoding S28 family serine protease has translation MKNLQLFILVSLAVFASCKTTKENKIVSFKEKLQATFPKAQIDSIEAKDHFTEAYKVVLKQNLDPKNPSEGTFDHYMYVSHANYNSPTVLITDGYSSRNRTTELSKVFKSNQVIVEYRMYGKSRPDSIPWKHLTNDNAIEDYHTIVTKLKNVYSGKWLSSGISKGGETTLIYKAKYPKDIDVAVPYVAPLINTLEDPRTNDLINSVGSDACRASIKTFQRTVLENRADILKILATYAAKNKMSFTQVPLEETLEYAVLEFPFSFWQWGSGKCADVPTKEASSEELFKYLIKISGVHVYNDAGFKNYLPSFYQHMRELGYYGFDLAPVKDLLKVVKSSTNSRFAPKNVDLTYNPTYIKEVRNYVETKGNNILYIQGAYDPWAACGPTPKEGVDALKMVLEGGSHLTRIKSFSDKDQQKIYAKLQAWLGKDVKLYPLK, from the coding sequence GTGAAAAATTTACAGTTATTTATTCTTGTATCTTTAGCCGTTTTTGCATCGTGTAAAACAACTAAAGAGAACAAAATCGTATCATTTAAAGAAAAATTACAAGCTACTTTTCCTAAAGCCCAGATAGATTCTATTGAAGCCAAAGATCATTTCACTGAGGCTTACAAAGTGGTTTTAAAGCAAAATTTAGATCCTAAAAATCCATCCGAAGGAACTTTTGATCATTATATGTATGTTTCACATGCCAATTACAACAGCCCAACAGTTTTAATTACCGATGGATATTCTTCTAGAAATAGAACCACGGAATTAAGTAAAGTATTCAAATCGAATCAGGTAATTGTAGAATACAGAATGTACGGAAAATCAAGACCCGATTCTATTCCTTGGAAACATTTAACAAACGATAACGCTATTGAAGATTATCATACTATTGTTACCAAATTAAAAAATGTTTATAGTGGTAAATGGTTGTCATCAGGAATTAGTAAAGGAGGAGAAACTACCTTAATTTACAAGGCTAAATATCCGAAAGATATTGATGTTGCTGTGCCTTATGTTGCTCCATTAATAAATACCTTAGAAGACCCTAGAACCAATGATTTAATCAACTCGGTTGGTAGTGATGCTTGTAGAGCGAGTATTAAAACTTTTCAAAGAACTGTTTTAGAAAACAGAGCGGATATCTTAAAAATATTAGCGACTTATGCGGCTAAAAACAAGATGAGTTTTACCCAAGTTCCTTTAGAAGAAACCTTAGAATATGCCGTGTTAGAATTTCCTTTTTCTTTCTGGCAATGGGGCAGCGGAAAATGTGCCGATGTACCTACAAAAGAGGCATCATCAGAAGAATTATTTAAGTATTTAATTAAAATTTCTGGTGTTCATGTTTACAACGATGCAGGATTTAAAAATTACTTACCTTCTTTTTATCAACATATGAGAGAATTAGGCTATTACGGTTTTGATTTAGCGCCTGTAAAAGATTTATTAAAAGTAGTTAAAAGCAGTACAAATAGTAGGTTTGCACCTAAAAATGTAGATTTAACTTACAACCCTACATATATTAAAGAAGTACGTAATTATGTAGAAACTAAAGGAAATAATATTTTATATATTCAGGGAGCTTACGACCCTTGGGCGGCTTGTGGACCAACACCAAAAGAAGGCGTTGATGCTTTGAAAATGGTTTTAGAAGGAGGTTCACACTTAACGAGAATTAAAAGTTTTTCTGATAAAGATCAACAAAAAATTTACGCAAAATTACAAGCTTGGTTAGGAAAGGATGTTAAATTATATCCTTTGAAATAA